The window AGCTGCTATGGAAGATGTTTCTAGAAGGTAAAGAATCTACAACAGGATCGAGATAGAAGCAAGTCTCAATGATAGATAACATCCTTCTTTGGAACGTCCGCGGCATTGGGAATGTGAGGACGATTAGATCGATCAAGCGTCTGTTGGCCTCCCATGACCCCTGCATTCTCATAATTCTGGAACCCATGTTATCTGATGATAAGCGTGTACGCATAGGTTTGAAACTCAATATTCATGACTCCATCTCTAACACATCTAAAGGCAGAAAGATATGGATCTTCTTTAAAAACTATACCTCTCTGTCAGTGCATTCTACCTCCTCCCAGTCAATTACTGTTCTGTTCCACTGCTGTAGTTTACCCTCTCCTATTAATTTCACATGTGTATATGCTAGCTGTGATGGCAGAATTAGGAGATATCTCTAGCAGGAAATGAATGATCTTACGTCCTCATTACAAGGGCTTTGGGCAATCAGAGGTGATTTTAATGCAGTTGTTTCTTCCAATGAGAGGAGAAGCAGAAGGTCGCCAACCACCCGCAGTTTAGAGGAATTCGAAGAGGCCATCAATAGGGCAAATCTCACCAATGCAGGTTTCACAGGACCCAGGTTCACATGGTGTAATAATCAAGTGGGAGCTGCCAGAGTCTGGGCTAAACTCGACCGAGTTCTCATCAATGACACATTTATGCAGCCATGCCATCCTTCTCGGTTCAGCACTTACCGCGGGCTAACTCGGACCACTCCCCTCTTCTTCTTTCAGCCCCTCCTTAGCCAGCTATAGCTCCTCGACCATTCAGGTTTCAGCTCATGTGGGTTCTCCATGAAGGCTTCCATCAAACTATTTCCTGAGCCTGAATTGATAGCGGTTCTGACCACCCTATGTTCAATCTTCTGTTCAAACTAAAACCAATTAAACGAGCCCTCAAGCGATGGAACAAAGATTGTTTCGGTAACATTTttccactacaagaaaaacgggcaaaggctacggccaaaaaccgtagcaaaagcccttttgctatggatataatccgtagcataTCCGTTGTTATAGGGGGTGTAGCTAAAGgtctagctacggattatatctgtaacaATAGATACTAATCGCTACGAATTATATctatagcaatagataccaatagctacagatatattGCTACAGATATGATCCGTAGCCCGTCCGTCACTATTGGTGGTGTAGCTAAAGATatagctatggatataatccgtagcaatagataccaacaactacagattatatctgtagcaatatataccaatagctacggatataatccgtagtaacagataccaatagctacgaacaatatccgtagcaatagatttCCAATAGTTATGGACGAAAGCTGTAGCTAAAGCTACGGTTTATAACCATAGATATTttagattatatttgtagctatttttaaaaaaaattataataataggACCTGTTttcattgcaagaacctgctgtgattgataactcatctaagcttaatgctgatagaaatagcacataaaatgcaatcagagaaaaaaatgatgcatttattacaaatagcaatcaaatcatacaatgcatcctacattcacatttttaaataaacaatactttactttgctcaacctattataagaattacaactaaggcgtgccctcatgtgtaagaaacaaatacactccaacacagtaaacactctccatatgcattcaataatgctcacgtttttataaaattttcttctTTCAGACAGTCAATTTTAGTaaatgcagaagatagagcttcttctttccttgaaactgcagatgtaacttctgtggacttcgacacaagatcactttcaagttctaaaACCCTTCCCttaagaaaatgaatttcatcctccactgacttctttagcttgtcagcctgtataaaacagcatttgtagacacaatcaaacaagcatgcctttatacacatctcaaaaggaagaaagacaaaaaaaaaaaaaaaacacttatatatgaagaaataaaaaatgtacctacaaatcttctaaactatggctAAATCCATAGGTtgggttatcggttataagtttaggttataggttataggttaaggtttagtttataggttttggtttaggtttaagttta of the Magnolia sinica isolate HGM2019 chromosome 7, MsV1, whole genome shotgun sequence genome contains:
- the LOC131251955 gene encoding uncharacterized protein LOC131251955, yielding MLQSLKSLYVNLCSYALSEKLKNLLILRLHCGICIHYSKKGRHSKHSHFLSLLAKLADKLKKSVEDEIHFLKGRVLELESDLVSKSTEVTSAVSRKEEALSSAFTKIDCLKEENFIKT